One window of the Dongia rigui genome contains the following:
- the glnT gene encoding type III glutamate--ammonia ligase — translation MATDLAKVAKDRKIKYFLISYTDLFGALRAKLVPAAAIAEMQKNGAGFAGFATWLDMTPAHPDLFAKPDPESLIQLPWKPEVGWLASDLWMDGKPVADSPRNLLKRKIAEAAKKGLRAKAGVECEFFLITPDGKQIADDADTADKPCYDQLALMRRYDVITEICDAMLTLGWKPYQNDHEDANGQFEMNWEYDDVLKTADRHVFFKYMAKSIAENHGLRATFMPKPFSTLTGNGAHAHISFWDASGKKNLFSDPKGELGLSKLAYQVLGGIQHNADALCSFFNPTVNSYKRINAPRTVSGATWAPNTITWTGNNRTHMIRVPDEGRFELRLADGSANPYLLQAGIVASGLDGIDNKRDPGKRLDINMYTEGHTVKGGRKLPLNLLDALRLTDSSKVVREQFGDSFVNAYVRMKTEEWNSYTKHLTEWERHNTLDC, via the coding sequence ATGGCAACCGACCTCGCCAAGGTGGCGAAGGACCGCAAGATCAAATACTTTCTGATCTCGTACACGGATCTCTTCGGCGCGCTGCGCGCCAAACTCGTGCCCGCCGCCGCGATCGCGGAGATGCAGAAGAACGGCGCTGGTTTCGCCGGTTTCGCGACCTGGCTGGACATGACGCCGGCCCATCCCGATCTCTTCGCCAAGCCCGACCCTGAGAGCCTCATCCAGCTGCCGTGGAAACCGGAAGTGGGTTGGCTCGCTTCCGATCTCTGGATGGACGGGAAGCCCGTTGCCGATTCACCGCGCAATTTGCTGAAGCGCAAGATCGCCGAAGCGGCCAAGAAGGGTTTGCGCGCCAAGGCCGGCGTCGAATGCGAATTCTTCCTCATCACGCCCGATGGCAAGCAGATCGCCGATGACGCCGATACGGCGGATAAGCCCTGCTATGACCAGCTGGCTCTGATGCGCCGCTATGACGTCATCACCGAGATCTGCGACGCCATGCTGACCTTGGGCTGGAAGCCTTATCAGAATGACCATGAGGACGCGAATGGCCAGTTCGAGATGAACTGGGAATATGACGACGTCCTCAAGACGGCTGATCGCCACGTCTTCTTCAAATACATGGCGAAGTCGATTGCCGAGAACCACGGCCTGCGCGCCACTTTCATGCCCAAGCCCTTCAGCACGCTGACCGGCAACGGCGCCCACGCCCATATCTCGTTCTGGGATGCGTCTGGCAAGAAGAACCTCTTCAGCGATCCGAAGGGCGAGTTGGGTCTTTCCAAGCTCGCTTATCAGGTCCTGGGCGGCATTCAGCACAATGCCGATGCGCTCTGCTCGTTCTTCAACCCGACGGTCAATTCTTATAAGCGCATCAACGCGCCGCGCACCGTTTCGGGTGCCACCTGGGCACCTAATACCATCACTTGGACCGGCAACAACCGCACGCATATGATCCGCGTGCCGGACGAAGGCCGTTTCGAATTGCGCCTCGCCGACGGCTCGGCCAATCCCTATCTGCTGCAGGCGGGCATCGTCGCCTCGGGTCTCGACGGCATCGACAACAAGCGCGATCCGGGCAAGCGCCTCGACATCAACATGTATACCGAAGGCCATACCGTGAAGGGCGGGCGCAAGCTGCCGCTCAATCTTCTCGACGCGCTGCGCCTCACCGACAGCAGCAAGGTGGTGCGCGAGCAATTCGGCGACAGCTTCGTCAACGCCTATGTGCGCATGAAGACCGAGGAATGGAACAGCTACACCAAGCACCTCACCGAGTGGGAGCGGCACAACACGCTCGATTGCTGA
- a CDS encoding FAD-dependent oxidoreductase, whose amino-acid sequence MIPAFVPLKILRYGFRKKYPAERFIPKQQDLKKSYDVVIIGGGGHALACAYYLAKTHGITNVCILERGYLAGGNTARNTAIIRSNYLTPEGVRFYEQSLKLYRDFSQELDFNILYSERGHFTLAHTDAAVRTSRWRAEVNKQLGVDSELIYPDDIAKLCPHLNMSDHVRYPIMGALYHPPGSIARHDAVAWAYARGAAKHGVEIHQQTPVTGLIVENGTIKGVQTPRGTVYANRVMQAVAGNTSVVAKMAGFRLPIKTIPLQACVSVPLKPFLDQIIVSGSLHVYVSQSSRGELVMGGSTDPYGLYGTRSTLDFKEGLLGHMLELLPMLGEVKVMRQWAGMTDMTPDFSPVMGLTPVKNYYIDSGWGTWGFKATPVCGMTMAHTIAHDSPHDLIKPFYLDRFVDYQQVGEKGAASVGH is encoded by the coding sequence ATGATCCCGGCCTTTGTCCCACTGAAGATCCTGCGTTACGGCTTCCGCAAGAAATATCCGGCCGAGCGCTTCATCCCGAAGCAGCAGGATCTCAAGAAATCCTACGACGTGGTGATCATTGGCGGCGGCGGTCATGCCTTGGCCTGCGCCTATTATCTTGCCAAGACCCACGGCATCACCAATGTCTGCATTCTGGAGCGCGGCTATCTGGCCGGCGGCAACACGGCCCGCAACACGGCGATCATCCGCTCCAACTATCTGACGCCGGAAGGCGTGCGCTTTTACGAGCAATCGCTGAAGCTTTACCGCGATTTTTCGCAGGAACTCGACTTCAACATCCTCTATTCCGAGCGCGGCCATTTCACGCTCGCCCACACCGACGCTGCCGTGCGCACCAGCCGCTGGCGCGCCGAGGTGAACAAGCAGCTGGGGGTCGATTCGGAACTGATCTATCCGGACGATATTGCCAAGCTCTGCCCGCATCTCAACATGTCGGACCATGTGCGCTATCCGATCATGGGGGCGCTCTATCACCCACCGGGGTCGATCGCCCGGCATGACGCGGTCGCCTGGGCCTATGCCCGCGGTGCCGCCAAACACGGCGTCGAGATCCATCAGCAGACGCCGGTCACCGGCCTCATTGTCGAAAATGGGACAATCAAGGGCGTGCAGACGCCGCGCGGCACGGTCTATGCCAACCGGGTGATGCAGGCGGTGGCCGGCAATACCTCGGTCGTCGCCAAGATGGCGGGCTTCCGCCTGCCGATCAAAACGATCCCGCTGCAGGCTTGCGTCAGCGTGCCGTTGAAGCCGTTCCTCGACCAGATCATCGTCTCCGGCTCGCTCCATGTTTACGTGAGCCAGAGCTCGCGCGGCGAATTGGTGATGGGCGGCTCGACCGACCCCTACGGCCTCTATGGCACGCGCTCGACACTCGACTTCAAGGAAGGCCTGCTCGGCCACATGCTGGAGCTTCTGCCCATGCTGGGCGAGGTGAAGGTGATGCGGCAATGGGCCGGCATGACCGACATGACGCCGGATTTCAGCCCCGTCATGGGCCTTACCCCGGTGAAGAATTATTACATCGACAGCGGCTGGGGCACCTGGGGCTTCAAGGCAACGCCGGTCTGCGGCATGACCATGGCGCACACCATCGCCCATGACAGTCCGCACGATCTCATCAAGCCGTTCTATCTGGACCGTTTCGTCGACTATCAGCAGGTCGGCGAAAAAGGTGCGGCCTCGGTCGGCCATTGA
- a CDS encoding GlxA family transcriptional regulator yields the protein MSEREIADFAAARTIGSAPFRLAIISVPGFALMSFASVIEPARAANRMSGRKLYEWKLFGTTPGGVESNSGIEVASNPVAELDPADFDMAIVCAATHAETKRFMAVEAAMRRLHRAGLAIAAVSTGSFVLARAGLLAGKRCTVHWDYADSFREAFPDVDLLNDLFVVDGRILTCAGATAALDMMLELIQCHHGRELARQIADQFLHGGIRGATEGQRQVLLGAAVRNTVVQKAVQRMEATVEEPVSPAKLADELGVSQRQLERLSKRYLGCTPAKFHAQLRLQRARRMLRQTELSVAEIAIACGFVSLSHFAKAYRRQFSVSPRQDRQAA from the coding sequence ATGAGCGAGCGGGAAATCGCTGATTTTGCGGCGGCCCGCACCATCGGGTCGGCGCCGTTTCGTCTTGCCATCATCTCGGTCCCCGGCTTTGCGCTGATGTCGTTTGCCTCGGTCATCGAGCCGGCGCGCGCCGCCAACCGCATGTCGGGCCGCAAGCTCTATGAATGGAAGCTGTTCGGCACGACCCCGGGCGGCGTCGAATCGAATAGCGGGATCGAGGTGGCGAGTAACCCCGTTGCCGAGCTCGATCCGGCCGATTTCGACATGGCGATCGTCTGTGCCGCCACCCATGCCGAGACCAAGCGCTTCATGGCAGTCGAAGCGGCGATGCGGCGCCTGCATCGCGCTGGGCTCGCCATTGCCGCAGTCTCGACCGGCAGCTTCGTCCTGGCCCGTGCCGGGCTGCTCGCCGGCAAGCGCTGCACCGTGCATTGGGATTACGCCGATTCCTTCCGCGAGGCTTTTCCCGATGTCGACCTCCTCAACGACCTTTTTGTCGTCGACGGGCGCATTCTGACTTGTGCCGGTGCCACCGCTGCCCTCGACATGATGCTGGAACTCATTCAATGCCATCACGGGCGTGAGTTGGCGCGCCAGATCGCCGACCAGTTCCTGCATGGCGGCATCCGGGGGGCGACCGAAGGCCAGCGCCAGGTCTTGCTGGGTGCCGCCGTGCGCAATACGGTGGTGCAGAAAGCCGTGCAGCGCATGGAGGCGACGGTTGAAGAGCCGGTTTCGCCGGCCAAGCTTGCCGATGAGCTGGGCGTCAGCCAGCGCCAGCTGGAGCGCCTCTCCAAGCGCTATCTCGGTTGCACGCCGGCGAAGTTTCATGCCCAACTGCGCCTGCAGCGGGCGCGCCGGATGCTGCGCCAGACCGAGCTTTCTGTGGCTGAGATCGCCATTGCCTGTGGCTTCGTCTCCCTCTCGCACTTCGCCAAGGCCTATCGGCGGCAATTCTCGGTCAGTCCGCGACAGGACCGGCAAGCCGCTTGA
- a CDS encoding 2Fe-2S iron-sulfur cluster-binding protein produces the protein MSNVNRLPAPFGRLLDRSETVTFDFEGRTIEGFKGDTIASALCANDQWMISRSFKYHRPRGVLTMAGQDANTLVQLSDEPNCLADKYPAKNGLKVKAQNYFGSFDNDMARVVELVHRFLPVGFYYKTFHEKKQSWSFWEPVVRAMTGLGAIDPKADFHESYYDKQYLFADVAVIGGGPAGLAAAQAAAESGADVILIEENAALGGSLGYARFDAEGISATRQLGDFERVLGGAKGVTVMTGTICSGLFSDNWIPLIRGNRFYKLRAKSIVVATGSIEQPAVFRNNDLPGVMMASAAQRLIKLYGVRPGRTAVILAANDDAYGAALDLIDAGVTVAAIADLRQSVPATPLVAAVRARGVEILAGHAISEALYASKTHISGAALAPVTGEGRLGTGGKSVACDLILMSVGFSPAGQLLHHAGAKFGYCRQSDMFQPVDLPAKVHAAGSVNNVYDLGSVIADGKRAGLAAARDAGLTVAAVPAPIAERGNVGRTHPWPIFPHDRGFDFVDFDEDLKYHDLINGIADGYDNVELLKRYSTVGMGPSQGRHSAVTSVRIVSRETGVDIAGMSVTTQRPPYTPEKFGHLAGRVFDPERRTAMHHRHLELGAQMMPAGVWWRPAYYGGKADRAQAIETEVKAVRQNVGLIDVSTLGGLDVRGPDAAEFLNRMYTFSYTKQPIGRSRYVLMTDNAGVITDDGVACRFHDEHFYVTATTSGVDSVYRQMLFWNAQWRLDVDVANVTAALCGVNIAGPKSRAVLQKVCTDIDLSPEGFPYMGVKMGTVAGIPARLMRVGFVGELGYEIHVPAGYGEALWDALMEAGKPEGIRPFGVEAQRVLRLEKGHIIVSQDTDGLTNVWEADMPWALAKTKPFFVGGKSTEIMGKMKLARKLVGFTLKNDSDPCPEECHLVLKGEEIVGRVTSAVKSPSVGKVVGLAYVHGDDGAPGTEFTIKVEGGRRITGVVTKYPFYDPENKRQEM, from the coding sequence ATGAGCAATGTCAACCGCCTGCCGGCACCTTTCGGCCGCCTCCTCGACCGCAGCGAGACCGTGACTTTCGATTTCGAAGGCCGCACTATCGAAGGATTCAAGGGCGACACGATCGCCTCGGCACTCTGTGCCAACGACCAGTGGATGATCTCGCGCTCGTTCAAATATCATCGCCCGCGCGGTGTGCTGACCATGGCGGGGCAGGATGCCAACACGCTGGTGCAGCTCTCAGACGAACCCAATTGCCTGGCTGACAAATACCCGGCCAAGAACGGATTGAAGGTCAAGGCGCAGAACTATTTCGGTTCCTTCGACAACGACATGGCGCGGGTGGTGGAACTTGTTCACCGCTTCCTGCCGGTGGGCTTCTATTACAAGACCTTCCATGAGAAGAAGCAGTCCTGGTCGTTCTGGGAGCCGGTCGTCCGCGCCATGACGGGTCTTGGCGCCATCGATCCCAAGGCCGATTTCCACGAGAGCTATTACGACAAGCAATACCTCTTTGCCGATGTTGCCGTGATCGGCGGCGGACCGGCGGGACTTGCGGCAGCCCAGGCCGCGGCCGAATCCGGTGCCGATGTGATCCTCATCGAGGAGAATGCGGCGCTGGGCGGTTCGCTCGGTTACGCGCGCTTCGACGCGGAAGGCATCTCGGCCACGCGCCAGCTTGGCGATTTCGAGCGCGTGCTGGGCGGTGCCAAGGGCGTCACCGTCATGACCGGCACGATCTGCTCCGGCCTTTTCTCGGACAATTGGATTCCGCTGATCAGGGGCAACCGCTTTTATAAGCTGCGTGCCAAATCGATCGTGGTCGCGACCGGCTCGATCGAGCAGCCGGCGGTCTTCCGCAACAACGATCTGCCGGGCGTCATGATGGCCTCGGCCGCGCAACGCCTCATCAAGCTCTATGGCGTGCGCCCAGGCCGCACCGCCGTCATTCTTGCCGCCAATGACGATGCCTATGGCGCAGCACTCGACCTCATCGATGCGGGTGTCACGGTCGCAGCCATTGCCGATTTGCGGCAGAGCGTCCCGGCGACGCCTCTGGTGGCCGCCGTCCGGGCGCGCGGTGTCGAGATTTTGGCGGGCCATGCGATCAGCGAAGCGCTCTATGCCAGCAAGACGCATATCTCAGGGGCTGCCCTGGCACCGGTCACGGGTGAGGGCAGGCTGGGAACGGGCGGCAAGTCGGTTGCCTGCGATCTCATCCTGATGTCGGTGGGTTTCAGCCCGGCCGGGCAACTGCTGCATCATGCCGGCGCAAAATTCGGCTATTGCCGCCAATCCGACATGTTCCAGCCGGTCGACTTGCCGGCAAAGGTCCATGCGGCGGGTTCGGTCAACAATGTCTATGACTTGGGGTCCGTCATCGCCGATGGCAAGCGGGCGGGTCTCGCGGCCGCCCGCGATGCGGGCCTCACCGTCGCTGCGGTGCCGGCACCCATCGCCGAGAGGGGCAATGTCGGCCGCACCCATCCCTGGCCGATCTTTCCGCATGATCGCGGCTTCGACTTCGTCGATTTCGACGAGGACCTTAAATATCACGATCTCATCAACGGCATTGCTGACGGCTATGACAATGTCGAATTGCTGAAGCGCTATTCCACCGTCGGCATGGGGCCGAGCCAGGGCCGCCATTCGGCCGTGACCTCGGTGCGTATCGTCTCGCGCGAGACCGGCGTCGACATTGCCGGCATGAGTGTGACGACGCAGCGCCCGCCTTATACGCCGGAGAAGTTCGGTCACTTGGCCGGCCGCGTCTTCGACCCGGAACGGCGCACGGCGATGCATCACCGCCATCTGGAACTGGGCGCGCAGATGATGCCGGCCGGTGTCTGGTGGCGCCCTGCCTATTACGGCGGCAAAGCCGACCGCGCGCAGGCGATTGAGACGGAAGTGAAGGCGGTGCGCCAGAATGTCGGCCTCATCGATGTCTCGACCCTGGGCGGTCTCGATGTGCGGGGGCCCGATGCCGCCGAATTCCTCAACCGCATGTATACGTTCAGCTACACCAAGCAGCCGATTGGCCGCTCGCGCTATGTGCTGATGACCGACAATGCCGGCGTCATTACCGATGACGGTGTTGCCTGCCGGTTCCATGACGAGCATTTCTACGTGACGGCGACGACCAGTGGTGTCGATAGCGTTTATCGCCAGATGCTGTTCTGGAACGCGCAATGGCGGCTCGATGTCGATGTCGCCAATGTCACGGCAGCGCTTTGCGGCGTCAACATCGCCGGGCCCAAATCCCGCGCCGTGCTGCAGAAGGTCTGCACGGATATCGACCTGTCGCCGGAAGGCTTTCCCTATATGGGCGTCAAGATGGGCACGGTCGCCGGCATCCCCGCGCGCCTGATGCGCGTCGGCTTCGTCGGCGAGTTGGGTTACGAAATCCACGTCCCCGCGGGCTATGGCGAAGCCTTGTGGGACGCGCTGATGGAAGCGGGGAAGCCCGAAGGCATCCGCCCGTTCGGCGTCGAGGCGCAGCGCGTGCTGCGCTTGGAGAAGGGCCACATCATCGTCAGCCAGGATACCGACGGTCTTACCAATGTCTGGGAAGCCGACATGCCCTGGGCGTTGGCCAAGACCAAGCCGTTCTTCGTCGGTGGCAAGTCGACCGAGATCATGGGCAAGATGAAACTGGCGCGCAAACTCGTCGGCTTTACATTGAAGAACGATTCCGATCCCTGTCCCGAGGAGTGCCATCTGGTGCTCAAGGGTGAGGAGATCGTGGGTCGCGTCACCTCGGCGGTGAAATCGCCCAGCGTCGGCAAGGTGGTGGGCCTTGCTTATGTGCATGGCGATGACGGGGCACCCGGCACCGAATTCACCATCAAGGTCGAGGGTGGTCGGCGCATCACCGGTGTCGTGACGAAATATCCGTTCTACGACCCCGAGAACAAGCGGCAGGAGATGTGA
- a CDS encoding FMN-binding glutamate synthase family protein has product MSDHSPFYTPPRFSSTFDQDAIAQIQRAAATGIYDIRGGGAKRRVPHFDDLLFLGASISRYPLEGYREKCGTDVVLGTRFAKKPIELKIPVTIAGMSFGALSGNAKEALGRGASAMGTSTTTGDGGMTPEERGHSSKLVYQLLPSRYGMNPDDLRKADAIEVVVGQGAKPGGGGMLLGQKITERVAKMRNLPIGIDQRSACRHPDWTGPDDLAIKITELREITNWEKPIYVKVGATRPYYDTALAVKSGADVVVLDGMQGGTAATQEVFIEHVGLPILAAIRPAVQALQDLDMHRKVQLVVSGGIRNGADVAKCLAMGADAVAIGTAALIALGDNSPSLEAEYKKLGTTAGAYDDWHEGKDPAGITTQDPALAARLDPVKAGHRLANYLAVLTMETQIIARACGKSHVHNLEPDDLVALTVESAAMAGVPLAGTNWIPGKDRY; this is encoded by the coding sequence ATGAGTGACCACAGCCCCTTCTATACACCGCCGCGTTTCTCTTCGACCTTCGACCAGGACGCGATCGCCCAGATCCAGCGCGCGGCGGCGACCGGCATCTACGACATCCGCGGTGGTGGCGCCAAGCGCCGGGTGCCGCATTTTGATGATCTGCTGTTTCTTGGTGCCTCTATCTCGCGCTATCCGCTGGAAGGCTACCGCGAGAAATGCGGCACCGACGTCGTGCTCGGCACACGCTTTGCCAAGAAGCCGATCGAGCTCAAGATACCGGTGACCATTGCCGGCATGAGCTTTGGCGCATTGTCGGGCAATGCCAAGGAAGCCCTGGGTCGCGGTGCCTCCGCCATGGGGACCAGCACGACCACGGGCGACGGCGGCATGACGCCGGAAGAGCGCGGTCATTCATCGAAGCTGGTCTATCAGCTCCTCCCCTCGCGCTACGGGATGAATCCGGACGACCTCCGCAAGGCCGATGCCATTGAAGTCGTCGTCGGCCAAGGGGCGAAGCCCGGCGGCGGCGGCATGCTGCTGGGGCAAAAGATCACCGAACGCGTCGCCAAGATGCGCAACCTGCCGATCGGCATCGATCAACGCTCGGCCTGCCGGCATCCGGATTGGACCGGCCCTGATGATCTTGCCATCAAGATCACCGAGCTGCGCGAGATCACCAATTGGGAAAAGCCGATCTATGTGAAGGTTGGTGCCACCCGTCCCTATTACGACACGGCCTTGGCCGTGAAGTCCGGCGCCGATGTGGTCGTGCTCGACGGCATGCAGGGCGGTACGGCGGCGACGCAGGAAGTCTTCATCGAGCATGTCGGCCTGCCGATCCTCGCCGCCATCCGTCCGGCCGTGCAGGCGCTGCAGGATCTCGACATGCACCGTAAGGTGCAGCTCGTCGTCTCCGGCGGCATTCGCAATGGTGCCGACGTGGCGAAGTGCCTCGCCATGGGCGCCGATGCGGTTGCCATCGGCACTGCGGCGCTGATTGCGCTGGGTGACAATTCGCCGAGCCTCGAGGCCGAGTATAAGAAGCTCGGCACGACGGCCGGCGCCTATGACGATTGGCACGAAGGCAAGGATCCTGCCGGCATCACGACGCAGGATCCGGCCTTGGCGGCGCGGCTCGACCCGGTAAAGGCCGGTCATCGCCTCGCCAATTATCTCGCCGTGCTCACCATGGAAACGCAGATCATCGCGCGTGCCTGCGGCAAGAGCCATGTCCACAATCTGGAACCAGACGATCTGGTGGCGCTCACCGTGGAATCGGCGGCGATGGCGGGGGTGCCGCTGGCCGGCACCAACTGGATCCCGGGCAAGGACCGTTACTGA
- a CDS encoding GltB/FmdC/FwdC-like GXGXG domain-containing protein, with the protein MNAFDLTKTPLRDVNQKLQSLPADTNEKVWHLNNLHGEHACAVGLTQPIEVHINGHIGYYAAGMNQKATVVIHGQCGVGVAENMMSGEVRVKGTASSAAGATAQGGLLVIEGDAGTRCGISMKGVDIVVKGSVGAMSAFMAQSGALVVCGDAGASLGDSIYEARLYVQGKVESLGSDCIEKKMTPHHVEKLGRLLKKAGIDADPSKFKRYGSKRSLYNFHVDNVDAY; encoded by the coding sequence ATGAATGCCTTCGACTTGACCAAGACGCCGCTCCGCGACGTCAACCAGAAGCTCCAGAGCCTGCCGGCCGATACCAATGAAAAGGTCTGGCATCTGAACAATCTCCACGGCGAGCATGCCTGCGCCGTGGGCCTGACCCAGCCGATCGAGGTTCATATCAACGGCCATATCGGTTATTACGCCGCCGGCATGAACCAGAAGGCGACAGTCGTCATCCATGGCCAGTGCGGTGTTGGTGTTGCCGAAAACATGATGTCCGGTGAAGTGCGCGTCAAAGGCACCGCAAGCTCCGCTGCCGGCGCCACGGCGCAAGGCGGTCTTCTGGTCATCGAGGGCGATGCGGGTACGCGTTGCGGCATCTCCATGAAGGGCGTCGATATCGTCGTCAAAGGCTCGGTCGGTGCGATGAGCGCCTTCATGGCCCAGAGCGGTGCGCTGGTCGTGTGCGGCGATGCGGGGGCGAGCCTTGGCGATTCGATCTATGAGGCGCGGCTATACGTGCAGGGCAAGGTCGAGAGCCTCGGCTCCGATTGCATCGAGAAGAAGATGACGCCGCATCACGTCGAAAAGCTGGGCCGCTTGCTCAAGAAGGCCGGCATCGATGCCGATCCAAGCAAGTTCAAGCGCTATGGCTCCAAGCGGAGCCTCTATAATTTCCATGTCGACAATGTCGACGCGTATTGA
- a CDS encoding class II glutamine amidotransferase — MCGIVGLFLKNPALKPTLGKHLETMLIGMTDRGPDSAGIAVYHSPVSGKRSKITLFNANEAFPWRKLAGDMGADLGVEVDVELRGNHALVTADTTEAAVVAWVKAKQPDVRIMGYGKLMEVYKDMGLPADVARKYGLAGMQGSHAIGHTRMATESAVTTEHSHPFTPAPDMCLVHNGSLSNHNNLRKWLRKQGQEFDTDNDSEVAARYFAHRLGEGATLKEALEAGLSDLDGFFTFTMGTKDGFAVLRDGVACKPAVLAENDDWVAMASEFRSLAYLPNIEKAKIWEPAPATVYSWSLH, encoded by the coding sequence ATGTGCGGCATCGTTGGTCTATTCCTCAAAAACCCGGCGCTGAAGCCGACGCTCGGCAAGCATCTGGAAACCATGCTGATCGGCATGACCGATCGCGGCCCGGACAGTGCCGGCATCGCCGTCTATCACAGCCCGGTCAGCGGCAAGCGCAGCAAGATCACGCTGTTCAACGCCAACGAAGCCTTCCCCTGGCGCAAGCTCGCCGGCGATATGGGTGCCGATCTCGGCGTCGAGGTGGATGTCGAGCTGCGTGGGAACCATGCGCTGGTGACGGCCGACACCACCGAGGCGGCTGTCGTCGCCTGGGTCAAGGCCAAGCAGCCGGATGTGCGCATCATGGGCTATGGCAAGCTCATGGAAGTCTACAAGGACATGGGCCTGCCGGCCGATGTCGCCAGGAAGTACGGCCTGGCCGGCATGCAGGGCAGCCACGCCATCGGCCATACCCGGATGGCCACGGAAAGCGCCGTGACGACCGAGCATTCGCATCCCTTCACGCCGGCCCCGGACATGTGCCTGGTCCATAACGGCTCGCTTTCCAACCACAACAATTTGCGCAAATGGCTTCGGAAGCAGGGCCAGGAATTCGACACCGACAACGATTCGGAAGTGGCGGCGCGCTATTTCGCCCATCGCCTCGGCGAGGGCGCCACGCTGAAGGAGGCGCTCGAAGCCGGCCTTTCCGATCTCGACGGCTTCTTCACCTTCACCATGGGCACCAAGGACGGCTTCGCAGTCCTGCGCGATGGTGTCGCCTGCAAGCCGGCGGTCCTTGCCGAGAACGACGATTGGGTGGCGATGGCGTCGGAATTCCGCAGCCTCGCCTATCTCCCCAATATCGAGAAGGCCAAGATCTGGGAACCGGCCCCCGCCACCGTCTATAGCTGGAGCCTGCACTGA
- a CDS encoding sarcosine oxidase subunit delta, translated as MKVMNCPLNGPRNISEFAWGGEVKPMPDPAGVGDKEWAAWLFLEANEAGVVREWWCHVPTSYWFIAERNNITDEIIKTYPATEVFNTRVEFAAKAGAGEKK; from the coding sequence ATGAAAGTCATGAACTGCCCCTTGAACGGGCCCCGCAATATCAGCGAATTCGCCTGGGGTGGCGAGGTGAAGCCGATGCCGGATCCGGCCGGTGTCGGCGACAAGGAATGGGCCGCCTGGCTGTTCCTGGAAGCCAACGAGGCGGGCGTCGTGCGCGAATGGTGGTGCCATGTGCCCACCTCCTACTGGTTCATCGCCGAGCGCAACAACATCACGGATGAGATCATCAAGACCTATCCGGCAACCGAGGTGTTCAACACGCGTGTCGAGTTTGCGGCGAAGGCCGGCGCCGGGGAGAAGAAGTGA
- a CDS encoding helix-turn-helix domain-containing protein translates to MARERSERDASSKKVAKGDAARRGKSTVSISGAPEKLTPKQVKQAAALQQDPHHVSGKGRSLEAAIGREVRNFRHQLNMTVAQLSQASGMSAGMLSKIENGQTSPSLATLHELSKALQVPVTSFFRGFEEERSATFVQAGQGLPIERRGTRAGHQYQLLGHGFSRGISVEPYLVTLTENSDVFPIFQHDGVEFLYILQGEVGYRHGDKLYHMRPGDSLYFDSDVPHGPEQLIKLPIRFLSIITYARDNE, encoded by the coding sequence ATGGCGCGGGAGCGCAGCGAGCGGGATGCCAGCAGCAAGAAGGTGGCGAAAGGCGATGCCGCGCGGCGTGGAAAGTCGACCGTCTCCATCTCCGGCGCCCCGGAAAAGCTGACCCCCAAGCAGGTCAAGCAGGCGGCGGCGCTGCAACAGGACCCGCACCATGTCAGCGGCAAGGGACGCTCGCTGGAAGCGGCGATCGGCCGTGAAGTGCGCAATTTCCGCCACCAGCTCAACATGACCGTGGCGCAGCTGTCGCAAGCCTCCGGCATGTCGGCCGGCATGCTGTCCAAGATCGAAAACGGCCAGACCTCGCCCTCGCTCGCCACCTTGCATGAGCTTTCGAAGGCCCTGCAGGTCCCGGTGACCTCGTTCTTCCGCGGCTTTGAGGAAGAACGCTCGGCGACCTTCGTCCAGGCTGGGCAGGGTTTGCCGATCGAACGCCGGGGTACGCGCGCCGGGCACCAATACCAGCTGCTCGGCCACGGTTTCAGCCGCGGCATCTCGGTCGAGCCCTATCTGGTGACGCTTACCGAGAACTCCGACGTGTTCCCCATCTTCCAGCATGATGGGGTCGAGTTTCTCTATATTTTGCAAGGGGAAGTGGGCTATCGCCACGGCGACAAGCTCTATCACATGCGACCGGGCGACAGCCTCTATTTCGATTCGGACGTGCCGCATGGGCCGGAACAGCTGATCAAGCTGCCGATCCGGTTTCTCTCCATCATCACCTATGCCCGGGACAACGAGTGA